In Sphaerospermopsis torques-reginae ITEP-024, the genomic window GTAATCCATGCACCACCAACAACTTCTGTACTCACCTTAGCGCAGATGATGGCAACTCATAAAGTGAGTTGTATAGTCATAACCAAAACAGACTCCTGGAATAATATTCTGCACGCTGTTAAGCCTGTAGGCATTGTTACCGAAAGAGACATTGTACAATTTCAAGCATTGGGGTTAAATTTAGGTCAAATTGAGGCAAGAACAGTGATGAGTACACCCTTGTTTTTGCTAACTCCAGAAGATTCCCTATGGTCAGCCCATCAAGAAATGCAGCAGCGGCGAGTACAACGATTAGTTGTATCCTGGGATTGGGGATCAAAGTTAGGAATAGTGACTCAAACCAGCTTGTTGCGGATATTTGATCCCTTAGAAATGTATGGAGTCATAGAAACTTTACAGCGAAATGTAGCGCAATTACAAGCTGAGAAAGCAGAATATCTCAGTAACCAAACTAATTCCCCAGAATCACCTCAACAACCAGATTGGCAAATACAACCACAACATCCTGTTCCCAAGGAAAACTTAAATACCCTGATTTCTCTGTTGGAAAGCAGGATAGAACATTTGATCAAAAACCCGAATCTATCCACAGAATTACAGCAAATGTATTTAAATTTAGCAATAACGGACATTGACAAAATGCGCCATTGCCATCGTTCATCGACATAACTCCTCAATACCCTGTTCATCCTCAATACTCTGTTCACTGGCATGAATAGAATTTTCAATTCTGTTTGATCTTATACTATTTTAAAATTTTGTAGTCGTTATACTCAATACTAAGGTTCTACCTGGGAATTGATGAAGTGGCAAAACAAACCACTTCATTTTTATTGTGAAAATGGTGAATTTTCAATCATTAACTAATTCATCGTGCCATTTTTCCCGTTTTGGGCGTTTCTCTATTTCTCTCACTTCACTGTCATTCATTCTATCTATATACCAAGTTCCCCATTTTAAAGCTTTTTGTCTTTCTAAATGGTCAATAAATTGAATTATGGGTTGATCTAGGTCAATAGGAGATTTTAAATTAAACTGAATAGTTTGAAAAATTTTGTTGTCGTCTTTGATAAAGTCTTCAGCCACAAATTTACTCAGCCATAAAACCAAGCGATTGTGTAATCTACCGAAAATACCCAAACGTTTTTTAGTCATTAATATTGTCATTATTTCTGCTCTACCCGCTTCTATTAAACGGGAAGCAAATATAAGATTAAATTGTAAAAAATCTACACTAATTGTAATCATTCCTGTCGTGCCATACCAATAACAAAGATGATAATGAACAGGTTTTTTATAAAAGGAACGAATCAATTTCATTAACCAGTAATCAGGAGTTGAGTGAGTAGTATTAGTAAAAGTAATGGCATTTTCATTGATTTCTTGTTTTTCAAAATTAAATTCTGATAGTAATTTATGAACTGTGTTAAAATGTTGAGCATCAATAGCATTAATCATAAAAACATTAGGGTGACAGTTGGTGATAAATCTTGCACTCAAAGCACTTTCAGATTCTTCCATTTCCAACTCAGGAATAAACGGTAAAGGTTGTTGAGGTGTTTCTCCTGTCCAAACCCAAATTAAACCATATTTTTCAGCAGTAGGCCAACTTTTAGCTTTAACTTTAACAGGTTCTTCTAAACAAGGAATTTCTACACAAAAACCTTCAGAATCAAATTTCCAGTGATGAAAAAAACAGCGTATTTCATTACCTTCTACTGTTCCTTCTCCCAGATGAGCGCCAAAATGAGGACAGTAAGCATCTAAAATCACAGCTTGTTTATCTTCACCACGATAAATTACTAATTCTCTACCCAAAATTGTCACGGGTTTAACTTCACCAACTCGTAACTTTTTAGAAGGTATTACCCAATACCAACCTTCAATAAAACGTTCTGGTTGATTGAAAATTTTAGGTTTTCTAGTATAGTTCAAATTTGCTGAATTGACGTTCATTTTTAGATTTATACTTATAGTCAAGGGGGTAATCTAGAAATATCACACCCAGCAAATAAAAACGGTTATTTTCGGTACTTCATTGGTAATTGGTAATTGGTGATTGGGTAAGATTGTTAACCTATTCCCTATTTCCCATTCGTATGTTATCATCAAAACAAGAGTTGGGAAAATCTGCTGTGTTAATTGAAGATAAACAACTACTTTTAATAGGTCAGGTAACAGAAAAAAGTGGTGTTCCTATTAGAACAATTCGTTATTATGAAAGTTTAGGTTTGATTCAAGCATCAGCATTATGAAAGTTTAGGTTTGATTCAAGCATCAGCACGTACTGAAGGAGGTTATCGGCAATTTTCGTCTGATGTATTAACTCGATTATCTTTTATTAAAAGAGCGCAACATTTGGGTTTAAGTTTAGAAGAAATTAAAGATATTTTGGAAGTTTATGATCACGGTAAACCCCCTTGTTGTGAAATTCAAGAAAAACTGCAAGCAAAGTTATCACAGATTGATCATCAAATTGAGCAATTATTAACTTTACGCTCAGAAATTAATCAATTACTTTCCGGTTGGCAAAATACAGAAATCAAACCTGAAGATAGTATTTGTCCAATTATTCAGAAATAAATTTGGTGATTGGTAATTGGTAATTGGTAATTGGGTTATTAAACTCCCTATCTTCCTACCTTCCTACCTCTGATTTCCCGAAAATAAACCACCATAATTCTAAACCTATTAAACCTAAACCAGCAATAGTTACTGCAAATTTTAATTCTAAAGGTTGCTGAATTATTTGAAAATGTTTATTTTGATTATGTTGTGAATGTGAATAGGAATTTTCTGCTTTTGCTGGACTTGATGTTAATAACATTAAACAAGCAAGACTTACCCACAGGATTTTTTGATTGAATTTTTGATTGAATTTTTGAGTTAATGTTTTATTTAACACTTAATTGACTCCTGCTTGAAACTTACGTAATCTTAAAGCATTGCTAACTACAGAAACGGAAGAAAGTGCCATTGCTGCACCTGCAAGAATGGGGTTAAGTAACCAACCGAAAATAGGGTAAAGAATACCAGCCGCAACAGGGATACCAATGATGTTATAAATAAAAGCAAAGAAGAGATTTTGCTGAATATTATTAATGGTAGCGCGACTAAGTTGAATAGCGGTGACAATTGCTTGCAAATCTCCAGAAATTAAAGTAATATCACTTGCAGCGATCGCCACATCTGTACCTGTTCCAATAGCTATTCCTACATCTGCTTGCGCTAACGCTGGTGCATCATTAATACCATCCCCCACCATGGCGACAATTTTAGATTTTGGATTTTGGATTTTGGATTGTAATGATTTTACAATAGCAGCTTTTTGATCAGGTCTGACTTGAGCAAAAACTTGAGAAATACCAACTTGATGAGCGATCGCTTCCGCAGTAGGTTGATTATCTCCTGTTAACATTACCACTTCTAAACCCATCTTTTGCAATGTTTTTACCGCTGCTGTTGAGGAAGGTTTTAAAGCATCCGCAATACCCATTATTCCTGCTAATTCTCCATCAACAGCCATTAAAATGACAGTTTTTCCTCCGGTTTCCCAAGCAATTTTATATTCTTGCAAAGCATCGGTATTAATTGCTAATTGATTTAACCAGTATTCTGTCCCAATTTGCACTGAATGATGATTAACAATACCTTGTACACCACAACCAGCAACAGCTAAAAAATCCGTAACCTCTGTTAAATTAACCTGTTGAGATTCGGCATATTTTACCACAGCTTCCGCTAGAGGATGTTCAGAATTTCTTTCTACAGATGCAGCTAATTTTAATAAATTCAATTCATTTTGATTTGCTGTACCTTTAGCAGTCACAAAATCTGTAACTGTGGGTTTACCTTGAGTTAAAGTCCCGGTTTTATCAAGTACAATAGTTTTAATTTTATGTGCTAATTCTAAACTTTGGGCATCTTTAATTAAAATACCATTTTCCGCACCTTTACCAGTTCCTACCATTATAGAAGTAGGAGTAGCTAAACCCAAAGCACAAGGACAAGCGATAATTAAAACACCCACCATTGTAATCAGAGAAAGGGTAAAATTACCTGTAAAATTAAACCAAATCAAAAAAGTAGCGATCGCAATAGCAATAACAGCAGGAACAAACCACCCTGTTACCTGATCTGCTAATCTTTGAATAGGAGCTTTAGAACCTTGAGCTTCTTGGACTAATTTAACAATTTGTGCTAAAAAAGTATCCTTACCTACCCTAGTTGCTCTAAATTTAAAACTACCAGTTTTATTAATTGTCGCCCCAATAACTTCATCACCAGCTTGCTTTTTCACAGGTAAACTTTCACCCGTTACCATCGCTTCATCAACCATTGAATTACCATCAATTACTTCCCCATCAACGGGAATTTTTTCCCCAGGACGCACCAAAATTATATCATTAATAATTACATTTTGAATAGGAACATCAATTTCTTTTCCATCCCGCACAACTCTAGCTGTTTTTGCTTGCAAACCTATCAATTGTCTAATAGCTTCTGAAGTTTGTCCCCTAGCACGATGTTCCAAAAACCGCCCCAACAAAATTAAAGTTACAACCATTGCTGCAACTTCATAATAAACATGAGTTTCTAAACCTTGGGCAATAAAAAAACCTGGAAACAGCGTCACAAATAAAGAATAAAAATAAGCAGCACCAGTACCCAAAGCAATTAAAGTATCCATCGTGGCGGTGTGGTGTTTTAAAGACTTCCAACCATTTCTAAAAAACGCACCTCCACACCAAAACTGCACCGGAGTTGTTAATATTAACTGCAACCAAGGATGATGTAAAAAATCAGGAATAAAAGGTAATTTTAATCCCGTCATCATCGGTAAAGAACCGACAAACAGAAAAATGCTAATTATCCCCCCTGTCCATAATTTAAGCTTTAATTCTTGTTCTTCTGCTATTTTCTGGACTTGTTCCATATTATCTTCACCCTGTGCTTCTGCCATAGCAAAAGATGAATAACCAGCATCTTCAATAGCAGCTTGAATTTCTGTTAAATTAGTCTGTTGTGGTTCATAATTAATAGTTGCTTGTTCTGCACCAAAATTAACATTGCAATCAATCACACCAGGAACTGCAAGTATAGCTTGTTCCACATTATTAGCACAGGAAGCACAACTCATTCCTTTGAGTTTGAGAGTAATATTATTCATAATTTAGAGTAGGGAATAGGGAATAGGGAATAGGGAACAGGAAAAGGCAAAAGGCAAAAGGCAAAAGGCAAAAGATAAATATTCTCCCCCTGCTTCCCCTGCTTCCCCATCTCCCTAACTATTAAGCAGGAGGATAACCAGCAGCAGTTAAAGCTTCTTTAATAGCAGTTTCTGAAGCTTGAGTATCGACATTGACAAGTTTGGTTTTGGGATCAGCTTCCACGTTAGCGTTAGCATCTACGGCTTTAACTGCATTGGTAATATTGTTGGCACAAGCAGAACAAGCCATTCCCGGTACTGTAAGTTTGATTGTCATAACTTTAAACAAGAAAGTGAAAAAATCAAGTGAACAAAAAATTAAGATTCAACTGATACAGCAGTTTCGAGGTAAATGAGGTACAAGGTTAACAAGCAGGATGCCTGTTCCACAAGGGTTTTATGATTTGAATTTGTACCTCACTGGTATGAAATATGCTGTAACTGATAACTGATAACTGTCACCTGTCACCTGTCACCTGTCACCTTTTCTAACTGCTGCAATTTCTCCAGTTGGGCAGTTTGCGTTTTGATGATAGCTTGAGCTAAATTGCGAATTTGTGGCTCATTAGCATTTTCAGCAGCTTTCTTTGCCATCTTCACTGACATTTGTTGATGATCTATCATCCGCCGCAAAAATTCCTGGTCAAAGTTGGGGGCATTTTCTAAAGATTCTAAACTCATCATTCCGCCCATACCACCCATACCCATACTCATACCCATACAATTCATTGTACCGGCAGGAAGTTCTGCGCTATATAACTGTTTGTGCAAAGCTTTTAACTGGGCAATTTCTTTAGTTTGCTCGGTTTTTATCTCAGTAGCTAATGCTCTTATTTGCGGATTTTTTGCTTTTTGTATGGCTAAATCTGCCATTTGCAAGGTTTTTTGGTCATGGTGAACCATCATGTTTAGAAAACGCTGATCTCCCTGTTGTTGGGGCATGGTGTTTGTCTCACCCGCAGGGGTAGAAGGCGAGTTTTGCTGTTGTTGTGCTTGTACGCTAGGAGTTAGGGATATAGCAACAAGTAAACCTAAAAGACCAAAATTGACTGATTTGTTAAGCATAGCTTTTGCTCCTTTCGCTTCTCAAGGAAGGTTTAGGGCATTTCTGCCAAAAATCAGCAATTTGTTTTGCTTATGTTACCAATTTTTGGCTGAGAGTCCTGTTGTGTTGTTAAATTTATCCTAAACCCTCTAGTCCACTAGAGAGTCTAGATTTATTTTACAAATCTTTAAATTTTGGTAAATCTTAACTAAGACATTAATATCCCTTGGATTATTCAAATACACATATTACCATAACCACTCAAGAAGTCAAGACCCTTGGAAAATCGTTATCTGAAAAAAACTTATTGACAGTAATTCTCAGACATTTAGCGGGAAAAATGACTTGTGTAACTTTTTTGGCAAAATGCTATTTAAATAATTTATATATTTACGCTGATTAGTTTGCCGATTCTAATCATAGCTAAAAGTAACTGGTATAATTGCATCTTGTAAATTTGCACCTTTGAAGTTAGCACCTGTTAAAATTGCACCTCTGAGATTAGCACCTTGAAGATTTGCACCTGCTAAATTGGCATATTTCAAATTAGCCCCAGTTAAATCAGCATTCGTTAAATTAGCTTCACTCAAATTAGCTCGAAATAGATAAGAACTACCTAAATGTACTCTAGTTAAATTAGCCTTATAAAAATTAGCTTGATAAAGATAACTTTGCATAAGTTCTGCTTCATATAAATTAGCTTCTGAAAAGTCAGCATTAATTAAATTAGCACCCATCAAATTAGCAAAACTCAGATTACTGCGGATGAGTTTACTAGCAGCCAAATCAGCATCTTTTAAATTAGCGTTATGAAAATCAGTACCAATTAAATTAGCGTCTGTGATAATTGCACAGATGAGATTAGCAGCTTTTAAATCAGCACCAATTAAAGTTACCTGAGATAAATTTGCCTGGGTCAAAATGGCATCTTGGAAATTAGCGATACTCAAGTTAGCTTGATAAAAGTTAGCTTCAATTAACTTAGCGTGAGAGAGATTAGCATTACTTAAATTTGCACCTTGAAAATTTGTTCGCACCAGCAGAGCATGACTTAAATTTACCTTATTTAAATTCACACCTTGGAGATTTGCACCCCGGAGGTTTTCTCCTACTAAGTTAGCGGTACTCAAATCAATTTCAATTTCCGGGTTTTCTTTTCTCCATCCTGTCCAAGTGACTGCACCTGATTTTAATAAAGTTAGATGTTGTTGATGTGCCATTTTTATTAATCCTTTTATTCTTGACGCTGACTTTGAGGAGTGCGGCCTGGTACATTTTCAATTGCGGTTAAAGCTCCTGCTGCACCGGCTAAAATATCTCGTTCCGTTCCTCCTAAATAAAGTCGCCCAAAACTGCCGACAGCTTGGACTTCCAGAATATTAATTGCGGCTGCTTTTTCCGCTTCATTAGCTGCCAGTGCAGCGTAAGCAGCGGGTTCAACTTCTAAAACGTAGAGGGTTTGTCCTGCTAATAACAGTTGTCCGCGACGGGTACGGTTGATGAGTTGGGTTTGGTAAGCGTCAATGTTGCGGATGATCTGGCTAGAAACCACACGGGGTTTGAGACAGTCTTCTTTTCTGACTCCTAACAAGTCTAAAATCGCTTGTCCTGCGGCTCGTGTTTCTCCTTGAGAACCGGAATGTATTTCTAAAAGTCCATAGAGTCGTTCTACTATCTGCACTCCCGGACGGACAGAAGCAGATTTTAAGGCTACGTCTGTAACTTTATTGATTTCAATACCGGGTGAGATTTCAATCCACAGGGATGTATCCCCTGGTAATGGTAAAAAACCTTGGGCTACTGTTCCCATATATGCTGCGTGTTGCGGTTGCAGGTTGTCTAGAAATACGAAACTGCGTAATTCTATGCCCAAAGTGTTTTTCTCCAGTTATGAGTATGCAATATATGAGTTTACCGATAAAGGCTACATCTGAGAAGAAGGAGATCAAGGAGTCAGGAGTTCTAGGAGTCAGGAGTTCAGGAGTCAGGAGTTCAGGAGTCAGGAGTCAGTGGTTCGACTTACTTCGACTGCGCTCAGTACAAGTCGCTCACCAACCAGAGGCAGGAGTCAGGAGGTAAAAGTCGAGGCATAGCCTCTTGGTGGCATTCCCAGTCTGAGACTGGGAACGAGATCAACGAGATCACTTCCCCCTGCTCCCTGCTCCCTGTTCCCTGTTCCCTGTTCCCTGTTCCCTGTTCCCTATTCCCTATTCCCTTAAAACGGTGTTACTGTTTGTAAATGCAGATTTTCCCCTGTGTGGGGATGTTTAAATGTGATTTCTCTGGCGTGTAGATGTAATCGAGTAGCGTTAGCATTGCAACCATATAGGCGATCGCCTAATATATTAACTCCCAATCCTGCCACATCCGCAGCATGAACCCGTAACTGATGAGTTCTTCCTGTTAGGGGTTTAAATTCTACACGGGTGTAATTTCCTTTTTTTTCAATAACTCGATATTCCGTAACGCTGGGTTTACCTTTTTCCCAATCTACTTTTTGATAAGGTCGGTTTTCAGGATTTCCCCACAATGGTAAATTAATAATACCTTTTTCTCCTTGTTCTGTGGTCAGTGAACCTGCAATAATCGCTTCATATATTTTATGTATTTGTCGGTTGGCAAATTGCTGATTTAGCTGTGCATAAGTGTTTTTATTCCGTGCTAAGATTAAAATCCCAGATGTTTCTTGATCTAAACGATGCACTGACATTAACTCCCAATCATACAAATTTCGTAAACGACTGAGAACACTATCTTGGTTTTCTACATACCGCCCCGGTACTGATAATAATCCCGGTGGTTTATTTACTGCAATTAACCATTCATCTTGATAAATAATTTCTAAGTTGTAAAAATCAGAAGTTGCAATTTTTAAACCAGATAGCAAAAACCCCATCAACGGTTGACATCTTTCAACACAAGCACCATAAAATTCTCCTGGAATCTTATCTTGAATTGTATCCTGACTTGTATCATGAATTGTATCCTGAATTTTATCATATTCTGAAGATTCACCACACCAAAATTCCGCCATTGCTAGGGGTTTTAATTGATGAGTTGCAGCATAATGTAACAACTTGGGAGCGCAACATTCACCTGTTCCCGTCGGTGTTCCTGTTGGTAGTAATTGTTGGATAGATAAAGATTTTCCCGAAAAATGAGTTAATTTATAAGCTGCGTGCATTTGCTTTTGTAATTCCCTGGATAGCTCTTTTCTCTGTTGTTTAAGTTCTCTAATTCTGCTATCTGCCGCTGTTATTATTTCCTTTAAGGGGTGCAAAATTTCATTTTGACGACGTTTAAGGTATTTTCTTTCAATTCTCTGCTGACGGCTTTCTGCTTCTAGTTCTGCTAAAGCAAGTTCTAACTTTTCTCCTGTGAGGTTTTGTTGATATTGTTGGCGTTTTTCTTGTCGTTGTTTTTTACTATAATTATATTGTAAATTCATGATTTCTAACTGCTGTTTAAATTCAGCAGCTAAGGTTTCATATTGTTGTCGTTCTGGAATTTGTTGAAGTTGAATAATTTCCTGTTTAATTTTTTCCAATTCTGTTAAAGTTTGCTTTTCTGCTAAAGCTATTTCTTGTCTTCCGGGAATAGGTGAAACCCAACCTGCAACTACACTTAAACCATTTAAAAGACCAGAAAAAGCTTTAATAACTCTTTGTTCACCATTGGGTAATTCAACTAATAGAATACCATACATTTTTCCTTCATTTTGATAAATTTTATTTTCCCGAAGTTGCTGCATTAAACCTTTAGCAATAGCTTCACTTAACGCTGTGCGTGGTAATTTCAGAAGTTCCCCTGTTTGGGGACATTTTCCCTCATAGTAATAGTTAGGTGGTGCAAGTTCAATCTCCATATCTGGGTTAATAAAATCTGATAAATGATGTAAAATTACCATCTGAAAATTACCATCTATTTTCTAGTGTTTTTTATAGTAATTTTAATGACTATTGAACATTTATTGAAGATTTAACTTAGCTTATTATTGATGCAATACTGTCTCTTTCAAACTCTCTTACCTTTGTGTACTTTGCGCCCTTTGCGGTTCAATCATAAGCAAACGGACATGATTTTACAAAACAATTACCAAAGTTTCCTTAATTGTTTACTAAATGCTTAAATCATCCATTTCCTAAAAATTTAGCTTTCATTTCTTCCAAGTCTTTATCTATAGCATCGTTATTAGTAGAATTATTAGTAGTAACAGATGGTTGTGGTGTCACATTCTGAGGTTGCACTTTACCACCTGTAAACTGTGTTTTGATTTCTAATAATTCTTGCTCAATTTGACTAGGAGTTTGAGAAGAAACTGTAGGTTGAGAAGTTGAAGGTTTTTGTTTAACTGGTTGAGTAATTATTGTCGGTGGGATAACTGCGGAAGTTTGAATATTTAAATTGTTATTGATGTTATTTACATCTTGCAGAACTTCCTGAGTTGTTTGATAACGCCGACTAGGAATAGTTTCTACCATTTTATCAATTATTCTCCCTAATTCATCACTAACAGCAGTTGGTAAATTTTGTCTCCACACCCAAGCAGCGTTATGAGTATTATAGCTATCAAAAGGCGATCGCCCTGTTAATAAATTAATACAAGTTACTCCCAAACTATAAATATCACTGGCAAAAATTGCCCTTCCCCGCATTTGTTCTGGTGCGACATATTCAGGACTACCTATACTTGTTCCTGTATGATTTAAAGCTGTACTTGTAAAAGATTTTGCAGCCCCAAAATCAACAATTACTAACTTATTATCACTAATACGACGAATAATATTTTCTGGTTTAATATCGCGGTGAATGACTTGTTTACTATGACAAAATTGCAATACATTTAATAAATCATTCAACAATTGGCGAATTTGATTTTCATTAAAAGCACCTTTGTTTATTAATTCATGAGCTAAATTTTGCCCATCAATAAATTCTTGGACTAAATACTGTCTGTCATCTTGAGTACAATAAGCCAGCAGTGCGGGAATT contains:
- a CDS encoding serine/threonine-protein kinase — translated: MSYCLNPHCPKPENPDHVKFCLTCGTKLLLKERYRPIKPIGQGGFGRTFLAVDEDKPSKPPCVIKQFFPQAQGTNTVQKAIELFNQEAIQLDELGTHPQIPALLAYCTQDDRQYLVQEFIDGQNLAHELINKGAFNENQIRQLLNDLLNVLQFCHSKQVIHRDIKPENIIRRISDNKLVIVDFGAAKSFTSTALNHTGTSIGSPEYVAPEQMRGRAIFASDIYSLGVTCINLLTGRSPFDSYNTHNAAWVWRQNLPTAVSDELGRIIDKMVETIPSRRYQTTQEVLQDVNNINNNLNIQTSAVIPPTIITQPVKQKPSTSQPTVSSQTPSQIEQELLEIKTQFTGGKVQPQNVTPQPSVTTNNSTNNDAIDKDLEEMKAKFLGNG
- a CDS encoding pentapeptide repeat-containing protein → MAHQQHLTLLKSGAVTWTGWRKENPEIEIDLSTANLVGENLRGANLQGVNLNKVNLSHALLVRTNFQGANLSNANLSHAKLIEANFYQANLSIANFQDAILTQANLSQVTLIGADLKAANLICAIITDANLIGTDFHNANLKDADLAASKLIRSNLSFANLMGANLINADFSEANLYEAELMQSYLYQANFYKANLTRVHLGSSYLFRANLSEANLTNADLTGANLKYANLAGANLQGANLRGAILTGANFKGANLQDAIIPVTFSYD
- a CDS encoding heavy metal translocating P-type ATPase, producing the protein MNNITLKLKGMSCASCANNVEQAILAVPGVIDCNVNFGAEQATINYEPQQTNLTEIQAAIEDAGYSSFAMAEAQGEDNMEQVQKIAEEQELKLKLWTGGIISIFLFVGSLPMMTGLKLPFIPDFLHHPWLQLILTTPVQFWCGGAFFRNGWKSLKHHTATMDTLIALGTGAAYFYSLFVTLFPGFFIAQGLETHVYYEVAAMVVTLILLGRFLEHRARGQTSEAIRQLIGLQAKTARVVRDGKEIDVPIQNVIINDIILVRPGEKIPVDGEVIDGNSMVDEAMVTGESLPVKKQAGDEVIGATINKTGSFKFRATRVGKDTFLAQIVKLVQEAQGSKAPIQRLADQVTGWFVPAVIAIAIATFLIWFNFTGNFTLSLITMVGVLIIACPCALGLATPTSIMVGTGKGAENGILIKDAQSLELAHKIKTIVLDKTGTLTQGKPTVTDFVTAKGTANQNELNLLKLAASVERNSEHPLAEAVVKYAESQQVNLTEVTDFLAVAGCGVQGIVNHHSVQIGTEYWLNQLAINTDALQEYKIAWETGGKTVILMAVDGELAGIMGIADALKPSSTAAVKTLQKMGLEVVMLTGDNQPTAEAIAHQVGISQVFAQVRPDQKAAIVKSLQSKIQNPKSKIVAMVGDGINDAPALAQADVGIAIGTGTDVAIAASDITLISGDLQAIVTAIQLSRATINNIQQNLFFAFIYNIIGIPVAAGILYPIFGWLLNPILAGAAMALSSVSVVSNALRLRKFQAGVN
- a CDS encoding RluA family pseudouridine synthase; translation: MVILHHLSDFINPDMEIELAPPNYYYEGKCPQTGELLKLPRTALSEAIAKGLMQQLRENKIYQNEGKMYGILLVELPNGEQRVIKAFSGLLNGLSVVAGWVSPIPGRQEIALAEKQTLTELEKIKQEIIQLQQIPERQQYETLAAEFKQQLEIMNLQYNYSKKQRQEKRQQYQQNLTGEKLELALAELEAESRQQRIERKYLKRRQNEILHPLKEIITAADSRIRELKQQRKELSRELQKQMHAAYKLTHFSGKSLSIQQLLPTGTPTGTGECCAPKLLHYAATHQLKPLAMAEFWCGESSEYDKIQDTIHDTSQDTIQDKIPGEFYGACVERCQPLMGFLLSGLKIATSDFYNLEIIYQDEWLIAVNKPPGLLSVPGRYVENQDSVLSRLRNLYDWELMSVHRLDQETSGILILARNKNTYAQLNQQFANRQIHKIYEAIIAGSLTTEQGEKGIINLPLWGNPENRPYQKVDWEKGKPSVTEYRVIEKKGNYTRVEFKPLTGRTHQLRVHAADVAGLGVNILGDRLYGCNANATRLHLHAREITFKHPHTGENLHLQTVTPF
- a CDS encoding aromatic ring-hydroxylating dioxygenase subunit alpha, with product MNVNSANLNYTRKPKIFNQPERFIEGWYWVIPSKKLRVGEVKPVTILGRELVIYRGEDKQAVILDAYCPHFGAHLGEGTVEGNEIRCFFHHWKFDSEGFCVEIPCLEEPVKVKAKSWPTAEKYGLIWVWTGETPQQPLPFIPELEMEESESALSARFITNCHPNVFMINAIDAQHFNTVHKLLSEFNFEKQEINENAITFTNTTHSTPDYWLMKLIRSFYKKPVHYHLCYWYGTTGMITISVDFLQFNLIFASRLIEAGRAEIMTILMTKKRLGIFGRLHNRLVLWLSKFVAEDFIKDDNKIFQTIQFNLKSPIDLDQPIIQFIDHLERQKALKWGTWYIDRMNDSEVREIEKRPKREKWHDELVND
- a CDS encoding CBS domain-containing protein, producing the protein MQIDDPLIGVPCLEDAIDKQPLVVAPHTSLIEVVNLMNQTRGNSCLLSDFDAGITFNSMQGTRSSCVLVMERRELLGIFTERDIVRFTAAGTDFARVKIADVMAHPVITLSETAFKDIFAALFLFRRYRIRHLVIVNEQKEVLGIISPESIRQILRPTNLLKMRRVSEVMTTQVIHAPPTTSVLTLAQMMATHKVSCIVITKTDSWNNILHAVKPVGIVTERDIVQFQALGLNLGQIEARTVMSTPLFLLTPEDSLWSAHQEMQQRRVQRLVVSWDWGSKLGIVTQTSLLRIFDPLEMYGVIETLQRNVAQLQAEKAEYLSNQTNSPESPQQPDWQIQPQHPVPKENLNTLISLLESRIEHLIKNPNLSTELQQMYLNLAITDIDKMRHCHRSST
- a CDS encoding DUF305 domain-containing protein, yielding MLNKSVNFGLLGLLVAISLTPSVQAQQQQNSPSTPAGETNTMPQQQGDQRFLNMMVHHDQKTLQMADLAIQKAKNPQIRALATEIKTEQTKEIAQLKALHKQLYSAELPAGTMNCMGMSMGMGGMGGMMSLESLENAPNFDQEFLRRMIDHQQMSVKMAKKAAENANEPQIRNLAQAIIKTQTAQLEKLQQLEKVTGDR
- a CDS encoding heavy-metal-associated domain-containing protein, giving the protein MTIKLTVPGMACSACANNITNAVKAVDANANVEADPKTKLVNVDTQASETAIKEALTAAGYPPA